A stretch of the Mycobacterium shigaense genome encodes the following:
- a CDS encoding AMP-binding protein, with translation MSSIESSIPAVLAENARRHADETAYTFIDYDVDPAGFAESLTWSQLQRRVSTVADELRRTGTTGDRVAILAPQSLDYVVGFFGALQAGFLAVPLSVPQLGAHDSRVESALQDCTPAAVITTSAAVDSVVKYAEGNGSWAAPAVIEIDSLDFFSAGDFTPVEYAQPKEAYLQYTSGSTGQPAGVIITHDNVIANCQDLENGLFDVSGLPESLVSWLPFYHDMGLIQGICFPAVWARPSVLTSPLAFLIEPARWMKLLAANPRPFSGGPNFAFDLAVRRISDDDMAGLDLGHVVGLANGSERVQPASIARFMQRFSKYNLPETAVRPSYGLAEATLYLASAKTGQAPASVRFQYDQLSGGRAKPCTEEQGGSELISYGALKSPLVRIVDPKTNTETPPGVIGEIWAHGKNIGAGYWRNPERTKGTFGARLASPSEGTPEGPWLRTGDLGFISDGELFIMGRLKDLLIVDGRNHYPDDIEQTVTQITKGRVAAISVANDTSEQLVAIAEVKSKGSDEDSLQKLRSIRRDVTAAISNAHGVRISDLVLVAPGSLPLTTSGKVRRSTCIESYRREEFERLDVSA, from the coding sequence ATGTCCTCAATTGAGTCCTCCATTCCTGCGGTGCTCGCCGAAAACGCTCGCCGGCACGCCGACGAAACGGCGTACACATTCATCGACTACGACGTGGACCCCGCGGGTTTTGCCGAAAGCTTGACCTGGTCGCAGCTGCAGCGTCGAGTGTCGACCGTCGCCGACGAACTCAGACGCACCGGCACGACCGGCGACCGCGTGGCGATACTGGCTCCGCAGAGCCTTGACTACGTGGTGGGCTTTTTCGGCGCGCTGCAAGCCGGTTTCCTCGCGGTTCCGCTGTCGGTCCCGCAGTTGGGCGCCCATGACAGCCGGGTGGAGTCGGCGCTGCAGGATTGCACACCCGCCGCCGTCATCACGACGTCCGCCGCCGTCGACAGCGTCGTCAAATATGCCGAGGGGAACGGTTCTTGGGCCGCGCCGGCGGTCATCGAAATCGACTCACTCGACTTTTTTTCCGCGGGTGATTTCACGCCGGTCGAGTACGCCCAGCCCAAGGAGGCGTATCTGCAATACACGTCGGGATCGACCGGTCAGCCGGCGGGCGTAATCATCACCCATGACAACGTGATCGCCAATTGCCAGGATCTGGAAAATGGTTTGTTCGACGTTTCCGGGCTGCCGGAATCGTTGGTGTCGTGGCTGCCCTTCTATCACGACATGGGGCTCATCCAGGGGATCTGCTTCCCCGCGGTCTGGGCACGCCCGTCGGTGCTGACCAGCCCGCTGGCGTTTCTGATCGAGCCCGCCCGCTGGATGAAGCTGCTCGCGGCCAACCCCCGGCCGTTCTCCGGGGGCCCGAACTTCGCCTTCGACCTGGCGGTGCGCAGAATTTCCGACGACGACATGGCCGGGCTCGACCTCGGCCACGTGGTCGGGCTCGCCAACGGCAGCGAACGGGTGCAGCCGGCGTCGATCGCCCGCTTCATGCAGCGTTTCTCCAAATACAACCTGCCGGAGACGGCGGTACGGCCGTCCTACGGGCTGGCCGAGGCGACGCTGTACCTGGCCAGCGCGAAGACGGGGCAGGCCCCCGCGTCCGTGCGCTTCCAGTACGACCAGCTTTCGGGCGGTCGCGCCAAGCCGTGCACCGAGGAGCAGGGCGGCAGCGAACTCATCAGCTACGGCGCCTTGAAGTCGCCGCTGGTGCGGATCGTGGACCCCAAGACCAACACCGAGACCCCGCCGGGCGTCATCGGCGAGATCTGGGCGCACGGCAAGAACATCGGCGCGGGCTATTGGCGCAACCCCGAGCGGACCAAGGGCACCTTCGGTGCGCGGCTTGCCTCGCCGTCCGAGGGCACGCCCGAGGGCCCCTGGCTGCGCACGGGTGACCTGGGCTTCATCTCCGACGGCGAGCTGTTCATCATGGGCCGCCTCAAAGACCTGCTCATCGTCGACGGCCGGAACCACTACCCGGACGACATCGAGCAGACCGTCACCCAGATCACCAAGGGCCGGGTCGCGGCGATCTCGGTCGCGAACGACACCAGCGAGCAGCTCGTCGCGATCGCCGAGGTGAAGAGCAAGGGCTCCGACGAGGATTCCCTGCAGAAGCTTCGCTCGATCCGGCGGGACGTCACAGCCGCGATCTCGAACGCACACGGCGTGCGGATTTCCGATCTCGTCCTGGTGGCGCCGGGTTCGCTCCCGCTCACGACCAGTGGCAAGGTCCGGCGGTCGACGTGCATCGAGAGCTACCGGCGCGAGGAGTTCGAGCGCTTGGACGTTTCGGCGTGA
- a CDS encoding saccharopine dehydrogenase family protein, translating into MTDREFDIVLYGATGFSGKLTAEYLARRGAQVRIALAGRSPDRLAAVRQTLGSAARDWPVLTADAAQPSTLEAMAARTRVVVTTVGPYARYGLPLVAACAAAGTDYADLTGELTFARNAIDQYHKQAVDTGARIVLSCGFDSIPSDLNVYQLYRRAADDGAGGLCDTTLVLRSFSQLGASGGTVASLLGTIRAASADAQTRAIIDDPYTLTTDRAAEPELGPQPDFRWRRGRDIAPELAGYWTGGFVLAGHNTRIARHSNALQGWSYGRDFRYSEAMSFGKSWVAPVVSALATGALSAAVYLGNRYFSRLPERLVEWLAPAPGAGPGKKARQRGHYAVETYTTTTSGARYLANFSQNCDAYQGTSIMLGESGLALALDRDRLPPLAGVLTPAAAMGDALLARLPAAGVSIGTARLS; encoded by the coding sequence GTGACCGACCGCGAATTCGACATCGTCTTGTACGGCGCCACCGGCTTTTCCGGGAAGCTGACCGCGGAATACCTCGCGCGGCGGGGTGCGCAAGTACGCATCGCGCTGGCCGGCCGCAGCCCCGACCGGCTGGCCGCCGTGCGGCAGACACTCGGCTCGGCCGCACGGGACTGGCCGGTGCTCACAGCCGATGCGGCGCAGCCGTCGACACTGGAGGCGATGGCCGCCCGGACCCGGGTGGTGGTCACGACCGTCGGCCCCTATGCCCGTTACGGGCTGCCGCTGGTGGCCGCGTGCGCCGCGGCCGGGACGGACTACGCCGACCTGACCGGCGAGTTGACGTTCGCCCGCAACGCCATCGACCAGTACCACAAGCAGGCCGTCGACACCGGAGCACGCATCGTGCTGTCGTGCGGATTCGACTCCATCCCTTCGGATCTCAACGTCTACCAGCTGTACCGCCGCGCGGCCGACGACGGCGCCGGCGGGCTGTGCGACACCACCCTGGTGTTGCGCTCCTTCTCCCAACTCGGGGCGTCCGGCGGCACCGTCGCCTCGCTGCTGGGCACCATTCGCGCGGCTTCGGCCGACGCGCAAACCCGCGCGATCATCGACGACCCGTACACGCTGACCACCGACCGGGCCGCCGAACCGGAGCTGGGCCCGCAGCCGGACTTCCGCTGGCGCCGGGGCCGCGACATCGCCCCCGAGCTGGCCGGCTACTGGACCGGCGGGTTTGTTCTGGCCGGCCACAACACTCGAATTGCCCGCCATAGCAACGCATTACAAGGCTGGTCGTATGGCCGCGACTTCCGCTACTCCGAGGCGATGAGCTTCGGGAAATCATGGGTGGCCCCCGTGGTGTCGGCGCTCGCGACCGGCGCCCTGTCGGCCGCCGTGTACCTGGGCAACCGGTACTTCAGCCGGCTGCCCGAGCGACTGGTGGAGTGGTTGGCGCCCGCGCCGGGCGCCGGCCCGGGCAAGAAGGCGCGCCAGCGCGGCCACTATGCCGTCGAGACGTACACCACCACCACGAGCGGCGCCCGCTACCTGGCGAACTTCTCGCAGAATTGCGATGCCTACCAAGGGACTTCGATAATGCTCGGGGAGAGCGGCCTGGCGCTGGCGCTGGACCGCGACCGGCTTCCCCCGTTGGCCGGCGTGCTCACTCCCGCCGCGGCGATGGGCGACGCGCTGCTGGCGCGGCTGCCCGCCGCCGGGGTGTCCATCGGGACGGCGCGGCTGAGCTGA
- the pks2 gene encoding sulfolipid-1 biosynthesis phthioceranic/hydroxyphthioceranic acid synthase, translating into MTAAVPDEAELRRWLIDYLVTEIGCHPDDVGLDVTFNDLGVGSRDAVVLSGELATVAGRAVSPLDFWQHPTIDELVRFLTTPEAAATAGPAGNGWVDEPIAVVGLGCRFPGEISGPESFWRFMSERRSAITEVPAERWQPFDDGSPEIATALAGTTRWASVLTDVDGFDAEFFEISAHEATAMDPQQRLLLEVAFEALEHAGIPAESLRHSQTGVFAGACAADYGYLAGSDLSRVDAWSNIGGALSIVANRLSYALDLRGPSVSIDTACSSSLVAVHLAAQSLRGGDCELAIAAGVNLLLSPAIFRSFDGAEALSPTGACKSFDAGADGFVRGEGCGAVVLKRLSDAVRDGDRVLAVIRGSAVNQDGRSNGLMAPNPSAQMAVLRAACANAGVAPHQVDYVETHGTGTLLGDPIEARALGTVLGRGRPETAPLLIGAVKSNVGHLEGAAGIAGLIKAVLAVQRGQIPPNLNFQTPNPHIPFKDMRLKVVAESTDWPDTGAPRLAGVSSFGFGGTNAHVVLEQAPPVDSVAPQPEPAVTTLVVSGKTTERVQSWAAVLAEWMDGEGAEVALADVAHTLNHHRSRQARFGTVCARDRKQAIAGLRALAEGTPSDGVVFPSETAGRPGTVFVYSGQGSQWVGMGRQLLADEPAFAAAVAGLEPIFLAQTGFSLQQVLSDGGPVTGIERIQPVLVGVQLALTALWRSHGVEPDAVIGHSMGEVTAAVVAGALSVADGLRVIATRSRLMARLSGQGAMALLESDAAATEALLADYPDVSIAVYASPSQTVIAGPPEQVDAVIAAVAGADRLARRIEVDVASHHRIIDPILPELRTELIDLAPDAPAIPVLSTTCGPADDAPVFDADHWAANLRNPVRFSQAIAQAGADHGTFIEISPHPVLTHAIKDTLGGGDHLIVGTLQRDADDTLAFHTNLNTSRTAHPPQTPHPPEPHVPLPTAPWHHTRHWIGAAAHRPQLALESVGGRTLSVHPLLGAHVRLPEEPERHAWAGDVGTTAQPWFTDHQVHAVPAFPGAAYCEMALAAARATLGDACEVRDIRFEELLLLDDETPLSADAVAEAPGVFAFEVQTDHEGERARRASATLRAVDSEDQPPAHDVAALVAAHPNRVAGEELREWFADRGVKFGPAFAGLAASYTAAGADGTVLAELELPQSIRAQQAGYGIHPALLDACFQSAAAHARSSDVGEGGLLLPLGVNRLRSYGPAADARYCLSRATEKGPAGMRIDLDVFDENGAVLLVVRGLRVGSDVTESVARQRLMAERLLTIDWQPRELPALGEDGGDGGAATWLLLVNSGTEDLLAAGLADALKIEGAQCKTVLWPERGTAALELADVGGVVVLTGSAGSNDDEQCPTRGREQVRQLVRIARQVTESRDEPPRLYVVTRNAATVLPDDRPQLDQAGLRGLMRVLAAEDAQLHATQIDLDEGADAAQLARQLLANSDEDETAWRGGQWYTARLLSAPLRPDERRTASADPRNDGMRLEIRTPGDLEGLELVAFDRTPPGPGQIEVAVTASSLNFADVLIAMGRFPSVDGRQPRLGMDFAGVVTAVGPGVTDHQVGDRVGGVSGNGCWATFVTCDANLAVALPSGLDAEQAVAATTAYATAWYGLQDMARIKPGEKVLIHSGTGGVGRAAIAIARLAGAEIFATAGSPQRRALLHDMGIEHVYDSRSTEFADEIRRDTDGYGVDVVLNSVTGAAQRAGFELLAIGGRFVEIGKRDVYGNTRLGQYPFRRNLTFHYLDLALMAASQPRHVNELLRTVYRLVGDGELPPLERTVYPLVQAATAIRVMGAAEHTGKLILSIPQDGRADVIVPPERAHVFRGDGSYIITGGLGGLGLFLAREMATAGCGRIVLTARSNPTSKVLQAVERIRTGGVDVVVECGNMAEADTADRVVAAATATGLPLRGVLHAAAVVEDATLANITDELIERDWSPKVFGAWNLHHATLGEPLDWFCCFSSAAALLGSAGQGAYAAANSWVDAFTLWRRSLGLPALAIAWGAWGEVGRATHLAEGGRTTMIAPDEGARAFTELLRHNRAYTGYVPTTGTSWLAALVGRSPFAEAFRGGGEQRSGASTLRTELRSLSQDEWPARLRRLITEQTGLILRRTVDPDRPFVEHGLDSLGNLELRTRIEAETGIRVTPRAIATHNTAHALSLHLTETLVAEQDQALTSG; encoded by the coding sequence GTGACGGCGGCGGTCCCAGATGAGGCCGAGCTGCGTCGCTGGCTGATCGACTATCTCGTCACCGAGATCGGTTGCCACCCCGACGACGTCGGCCTGGACGTCACGTTCAACGATCTGGGCGTGGGGTCCCGCGACGCGGTCGTGCTCTCCGGGGAATTGGCCACCGTGGCGGGCCGGGCGGTGTCCCCGCTAGATTTTTGGCAGCATCCCACGATCGACGAATTGGTCCGGTTCCTGACCACACCCGAGGCCGCGGCGACTGCGGGCCCGGCAGGAAACGGTTGGGTGGACGAGCCGATCGCCGTGGTCGGGTTGGGCTGCCGGTTTCCGGGTGAGATCTCCGGGCCGGAGTCGTTCTGGCGCTTCATGTCTGAGCGCCGCTCGGCGATCACCGAAGTGCCTGCCGAACGCTGGCAGCCCTTCGACGACGGCTCACCGGAGATCGCGACGGCGCTGGCCGGCACCACCCGGTGGGCGTCGGTGCTGACCGACGTCGACGGTTTCGACGCGGAGTTCTTCGAGATCTCCGCGCACGAGGCGACCGCGATGGACCCGCAGCAGCGACTGTTGCTGGAGGTGGCCTTCGAAGCGTTGGAGCATGCGGGAATTCCCGCGGAATCGCTGCGGCATTCGCAGACCGGAGTTTTCGCCGGCGCCTGTGCGGCCGACTACGGCTACTTGGCGGGATCGGATCTGAGCCGCGTCGACGCGTGGAGCAACATCGGCGGCGCGTTGAGCATCGTCGCCAATCGGCTGTCCTACGCCCTGGACCTGCGCGGCCCCTCGGTATCGATCGACACGGCGTGTTCGTCGTCGCTGGTTGCCGTGCACCTGGCGGCGCAGAGCCTGCGCGGGGGCGATTGCGAGCTGGCCATCGCGGCCGGCGTGAACCTGCTGTTGTCGCCGGCCATCTTCCGCAGCTTCGACGGCGCCGAGGCGCTGTCGCCGACGGGTGCGTGCAAGTCTTTCGATGCCGGCGCCGACGGGTTCGTTCGCGGCGAGGGCTGCGGCGCGGTGGTGCTCAAGCGGCTGAGCGACGCCGTGCGCGACGGGGACCGGGTGCTGGCGGTGATCCGGGGATCGGCGGTCAATCAGGATGGCCGATCCAACGGGCTGATGGCGCCGAACCCGTCCGCACAGATGGCGGTGCTGCGCGCGGCGTGCGCCAACGCGGGTGTCGCACCGCATCAGGTGGACTACGTCGAGACGCACGGGACCGGAACGCTGCTGGGCGACCCGATCGAGGCGCGCGCCCTGGGCACGGTGCTGGGCCGCGGACGCCCCGAGACCGCGCCGCTGCTCATCGGCGCCGTCAAGTCCAACGTGGGTCACTTGGAGGGTGCGGCCGGGATAGCGGGACTGATCAAGGCCGTGCTGGCGGTGCAGCGCGGGCAGATCCCGCCGAACCTGAACTTCCAGACGCCGAACCCGCACATTCCCTTCAAGGACATGCGGCTGAAAGTCGTTGCCGAAAGCACCGATTGGCCGGACACGGGAGCCCCGCGGCTGGCGGGGGTGTCGTCGTTCGGCTTCGGCGGCACCAACGCGCACGTGGTGCTGGAGCAGGCACCGCCGGTGGATTCCGTTGCACCGCAACCGGAGCCGGCCGTGACCACCCTGGTGGTGTCGGGCAAGACCACCGAACGGGTGCAGTCGTGGGCAGCGGTGCTGGCCGAGTGGATGGACGGCGAGGGTGCCGAGGTGGCACTTGCCGACGTTGCCCACACGCTCAACCACCACCGGTCGCGGCAGGCGAGATTCGGCACCGTGTGCGCGCGGGATCGCAAGCAGGCGATCGCCGGCCTGCGCGCGCTGGCCGAGGGCACGCCGTCGGACGGGGTGGTGTTCCCCAGCGAGACCGCGGGGCGGCCCGGCACCGTGTTCGTGTATTCGGGGCAGGGCTCGCAATGGGTGGGGATGGGCCGGCAACTGCTGGCCGATGAGCCGGCGTTCGCAGCCGCCGTGGCCGGATTGGAGCCGATTTTCCTTGCCCAGACCGGATTTTCGCTGCAGCAGGTGCTGAGCGACGGTGGGCCGGTGACCGGGATCGAGCGGATTCAGCCGGTGCTGGTGGGTGTGCAGCTGGCGCTGACGGCGTTGTGGCGGTCCCACGGCGTGGAGCCCGACGCGGTGATCGGGCACTCGATGGGCGAGGTCACCGCGGCGGTGGTGGCCGGCGCGCTGAGCGTCGCCGACGGTTTGCGGGTCATCGCCACCCGGTCGCGGCTGATGGCCCGGCTGTCCGGCCAGGGTGCGATGGCGCTGCTGGAATCCGACGCCGCGGCCACCGAGGCGCTACTGGCCGACTACCCGGACGTGAGTATCGCGGTGTACGCCTCGCCGTCCCAGACCGTGATCGCGGGCCCGCCCGAGCAGGTGGACGCCGTGATCGCGGCGGTGGCCGGTGCCGATCGGCTGGCCCGGCGCATCGAGGTCGACGTGGCCTCCCACCACCGGATCATCGATCCGATCCTGCCCGAATTGCGTACCGAGCTAATCGATTTGGCCCCGGATGCCCCGGCGATCCCGGTGCTCAGCACCACCTGCGGCCCCGCCGACGATGCGCCGGTGTTCGACGCCGACCATTGGGCAGCCAACTTGCGCAACCCGGTTCGGTTCAGTCAGGCCATCGCGCAGGCCGGGGCCGACCACGGCACTTTCATCGAGATCAGCCCGCACCCGGTGCTGACCCACGCCATCAAGGACACCCTCGGCGGGGGCGATCACCTGATCGTCGGCACCCTGCAGCGCGACGCCGACGACACGCTGGCGTTCCACACCAACCTGAACACCAGTCGCACCGCCCATCCGCCCCAGACCCCGCATCCGCCCGAGCCACACGTGCCGCTGCCCACCGCGCCGTGGCACCACACCCGCCACTGGATTGGTGCCGCCGCACACCGCCCGCAGCTGGCGCTGGAATCGGTTGGCGGGCGGACTCTTTCGGTGCATCCGCTGTTGGGGGCGCACGTGCGCTTGCCCGAGGAGCCCGAGCGGCACGCCTGGGCGGGCGACGTCGGGACCACGGCCCAGCCCTGGTTCACCGACCACCAGGTGCACGCGGTGCCGGCGTTCCCCGGGGCCGCTTACTGCGAAATGGCCCTGGCCGCCGCCCGCGCGACGCTGGGCGACGCATGCGAGGTGCGCGACATCCGGTTCGAAGAGCTGTTGTTGCTCGACGACGAAACCCCGCTGAGCGCCGACGCGGTGGCGGAGGCGCCCGGCGTCTTCGCCTTCGAGGTGCAGACCGACCACGAGGGCGAGCGCGCGCGGCGCGCGTCGGCGACGTTGCGGGCGGTCGACAGCGAGGACCAACCGCCCGCGCACGATGTCGCCGCTCTGGTGGCCGCGCACCCGAACCGGGTGGCCGGCGAGGAGCTGCGGGAGTGGTTCGCCGACCGGGGTGTCAAGTTCGGCCCGGCCTTCGCGGGCCTGGCCGCCTCCTACACCGCCGCGGGGGCGGACGGCACCGTGCTGGCCGAACTCGAACTGCCGCAATCGATTCGCGCACAGCAGGCCGGTTACGGCATACACCCAGCACTGCTTGATGCCTGCTTCCAGTCCGCGGCGGCCCACGCCCGCAGCAGCGACGTCGGCGAGGGCGGCCTGCTGTTGCCGCTGGGGGTGAACCGGTTGCGCAGCTACGGCCCGGCGGCCGACGCCCGTTACTGCCTGAGCCGGGCGACCGAGAAGGGCCCGGCGGGGATGCGGATCGACCTCGACGTATTCGACGAGAACGGGGCCGTGCTGCTGGTGGTGCGCGGGCTGCGGGTGGGCAGCGACGTCACCGAAAGCGTTGCCCGGCAAAGGCTGATGGCCGAACGCCTGCTGACGATCGACTGGCAGCCGCGTGAGCTGCCCGCCCTGGGTGAAGACGGGGGCGACGGCGGCGCCGCGACGTGGCTGCTCCTCGTCAACTCCGGTACCGAGGATCTGTTGGCGGCCGGGCTGGCGGATGCGCTGAAAATCGAAGGCGCGCAATGCAAAACGGTGCTCTGGCCGGAACGCGGCACCGCCGCGCTCGAGCTGGCCGACGTCGGCGGCGTCGTGGTACTGACCGGTTCCGCGGGATCCAACGACGACGAGCAGTGTCCGACCCGCGGCCGCGAGCAGGTCCGCCAGCTGGTGCGGATCGCCCGGCAGGTGACGGAAAGCCGCGACGAGCCACCGCGGCTGTACGTCGTGACCCGCAACGCCGCGACGGTATTGCCCGACGACCGGCCCCAGCTGGACCAGGCGGGACTGCGCGGGCTGATGCGGGTGCTCGCCGCCGAAGACGCCCAGCTGCACGCCACCCAGATCGACCTGGACGAGGGCGCGGACGCTGCGCAGCTGGCGCGCCAGCTGCTGGCGAATTCGGATGAGGACGAGACGGCTTGGCGTGGCGGGCAGTGGTACACGGCCCGGCTGCTGTCGGCCCCGCTGCGCCCCGACGAGCGGCGAACCGCCTCCGCCGACCCGCGCAACGACGGCATGCGCCTCGAGATCCGCACCCCCGGTGACCTGGAAGGCCTGGAGCTCGTGGCGTTCGACCGGACCCCTCCGGGGCCGGGGCAGATAGAGGTTGCGGTCACGGCCTCCAGCCTCAACTTCGCCGATGTGCTCATCGCCATGGGACGGTTCCCGAGCGTCGACGGGCGCCAACCGCGCCTGGGTATGGACTTCGCGGGCGTGGTCACCGCCGTCGGTCCCGGCGTCACCGATCACCAGGTCGGCGACCGGGTCGGCGGCGTGTCCGGAAACGGTTGCTGGGCAACGTTCGTCACCTGCGACGCCAATCTCGCCGTCGCGCTGCCGTCCGGCCTGGACGCCGAGCAGGCCGTCGCGGCGACGACCGCGTACGCCACGGCCTGGTACGGCCTGCAGGACATGGCCAGGATCAAGCCGGGGGAGAAGGTGCTGATCCACTCCGGCACCGGCGGCGTGGGGCGCGCCGCGATCGCGATCGCCCGACTGGCCGGCGCGGAGATCTTCGCGACGGCGGGCAGCCCGCAGCGGCGCGCGCTGCTGCACGACATGGGCATCGAGCACGTCTACGACTCGCGCAGCACCGAATTCGCCGACGAGATCCGCCGCGACACCGACGGATACGGCGTCGACGTCGTCCTCAACTCCGTCACCGGCGCGGCTCAACGCGCCGGGTTCGAACTGCTGGCGATCGGCGGCCGGTTCGTGGAGATCGGCAAGCGCGACGTCTACGGCAACACCCGGCTGGGTCAGTACCCCTTCCGCCGCAACCTCACCTTCCACTACCTCGACCTGGCGCTGATGGCCGCCAGCCAGCCGCGGCACGTCAACGAGCTGCTGCGCACGGTGTACCGGTTGGTCGGCGACGGCGAGCTGCCCCCGCTGGAGCGCACGGTCTATCCACTTGTCCAGGCGGCCACCGCAATTCGGGTGATGGGTGCCGCCGAGCACACCGGCAAGCTCATTCTGTCCATCCCGCAGGACGGCCGGGCCGACGTGATCGTCCCGCCGGAGCGGGCCCACGTGTTCCGCGGCGACGGCTCCTACATCATCACCGGCGGCCTGGGCGGCCTCGGGCTGTTCCTGGCCAGGGAGATGGCCACGGCGGGCTGCGGGCGAATCGTGCTCACCGCCCGGTCGAACCCGACGTCCAAGGTGCTGCAGGCCGTCGAGCGCATCCGCACCGGCGGGGTCGACGTGGTCGTGGAATGCGGCAACATGGCCGAGGCCGACACCGCGGACCGGGTGGTGGCCGCGGCCACGGCCACCGGGCTGCCGCTGCGCGGGGTGCTGCACGCGGCCGCGGTGGTCGAGGACGCCACGCTGGCCAACATCACCGACGAGCTGATCGAACGCGACTGGTCGCCCAAGGTGTTCGGCGCCTGGAACCTGCATCACGCGACGCTCGGCGAGCCGCTGGACTGGTTCTGCTGCTTCTCCTCGGCGGCCGCGTTGCTGGGCTCGGCCGGGCAGGGCGCATACGCGGCCGCTAACAGCTGGGTGGACGCGTTCACACTGTGGCGGCGGAGCCTGGGCCTGCCGGCGCTGGCGATCGCGTGGGGGGCGTGGGGCGAGGTCGGGCGCGCCACTCACCTGGCCGAGGGCGGCCGCACCACGATGATCGCCCCCGACGAGGGCGCCCGCGCGTTCACCGAACTGTTGCGCCACAACCGTGCCTACACCGGCTACGTTCCGACGACGGGGACGTCGTGGCTGGCGGCGCTGGTCGGCCGCAGCCCGTTCGCCGAGGCGTTCCGGGGCGGCGGGGAGCAGCGGAGCGGCGCCAGCACGCTGCGGACCGAGCTGCGCTCGCTGTCGCAGGACGAGTGGCCCGCCCGGCTGCGTCGGCTGATCACCGAGCAGACCGGGCTGATCCTGCGCCGCACGGTCGATCCCGACCGCCCGTTCGTCGAGCACGGGCTCGACTCGCTGGGCAACCTGGAGCTGCGGACCCGCATCGAGGCCGAGACCGGAATTCGGGTCACTCCCAGGGCGATCGCCACCCACAACACGGCCCATGCGCTCAGCCTGCACCTGACCGAGACGCTGGTGGCCGAACAGGACCAAGCGCTGACGTCGGGGTAG
- a CDS encoding permease, with translation MRDDRLRARRKRGLVTSKVLAAVGHALALAGSMTWEILWALILGFALSAVVQAVVHRSTVVALLGDDRPRSLAVAAGLGAASSSCSYAAVALARSLFRKGANFTAAMAFEIGSTNLVVELGIILALLMGWQFTAAEFIGGPLMIVVLAILFRLFVRPRLVDAAREQAELGIAGSMEGHAAMEMSIQREGSFWRRLFSGAGFTSVSHVFVMEWLAILRDLVLGLLIAGAIAAWVPETFWRSFFLADHPGLSAVWGPIVGPVVAIASFVCSIGNVPLAAVLWNGGISFGGVIAFIYADLLIVPILNIYRKYYGTRMMLILLGTFYTAMVAAGYLVELLFGTAKLIPTHRNATVMEATFSWNYTSWLNVAFLAVAALLVARFVTSGGMPMVRMMGGSPEATDDHHHHH, from the coding sequence ATGCGCGATGATCGACTCCGAGCGCGCAGGAAGCGGGGTCTTGTGACAAGCAAGGTGCTGGCAGCAGTCGGGCACGCGCTGGCGCTGGCCGGCTCGATGACGTGGGAAATCCTGTGGGCGCTGATCCTCGGGTTCGCCCTGTCGGCGGTCGTGCAGGCGGTGGTCCACCGCTCCACGGTGGTAGCGCTGCTCGGCGACGACCGGCCGCGCAGCCTGGCGGTGGCGGCCGGGCTGGGCGCGGCGTCGTCGTCCTGCTCGTATGCGGCCGTGGCCCTGGCCCGGTCGCTGTTCCGCAAGGGTGCCAACTTCACCGCCGCGATGGCGTTCGAAATCGGCTCCACCAACCTGGTCGTCGAGTTAGGCATCATCTTGGCCCTGCTGATGGGCTGGCAGTTCACCGCGGCCGAGTTCATCGGTGGCCCGCTGATGATCGTCGTGCTGGCGATCCTGTTCCGTCTGTTCGTGCGGCCCCGCCTGGTCGACGCGGCGCGCGAACAGGCCGAGCTGGGCATCGCCGGCTCGATGGAAGGCCACGCCGCGATGGAGATGTCCATCCAGCGCGAGGGGTCGTTTTGGCGCCGGCTGTTCTCCGGTGCCGGGTTCACCTCGGTCTCGCACGTGTTCGTCATGGAATGGCTGGCCATCCTGCGGGACCTGGTGCTGGGCCTGTTGATCGCCGGCGCCATCGCGGCGTGGGTGCCCGAAACGTTCTGGCGAAGCTTCTTCTTGGCCGATCACCCTGGCCTGTCGGCGGTGTGGGGGCCCATCGTGGGACCCGTCGTGGCGATCGCGTCCTTCGTCTGCTCGATCGGCAACGTGCCGCTGGCGGCGGTGCTGTGGAACGGCGGGATCAGTTTCGGCGGCGTGATCGCCTTCATCTACGCGGACCTGCTGATCGTGCCGATCCTGAATATCTACCGCAAGTACTACGGCACCCGGATGATGCTGATCCTGCTCGGAACCTTCTACACGGCGATGGTCGCCGCCGGCTACCTCGTCGAATTGCTCTTCGGCACAGCCAAACTCATTCCCACCCACCGCAACGCCACGGTCATGGAAGCGACGTTCTCGTGGAACTACACCAGCTGGCTCAACGTCGCTTTCCTGGCCGTCGCGGCGCTGCTGGTGGCCCGGTTCGTCACCTCCGGCGGAATGCCGATGGTGCGGATGATGGGCGGCTCACCCGAGGCGACGGACGACCACCACCACCATCACTGA